In the genome of Paenibacillus pabuli, one region contains:
- a CDS encoding ABC transporter permease yields the protein MKELSHKLSLLWLNYKKNKAIYWMALPVVLYFLVFKYLPMYGAIIAFKDYSVGKGIWGSDWVGLQHFRDFFQSYYFWRILKNTLLLSFYQLLFGFPAPILLALLLNELRHEIFKRTVQTISYIPHFISIVVICGMIVDFSSRDGLFNTIIGYFGGQSSALLSDPANFRTIYTASSIWQELGFSSIIYLAALSGINPELYDAANVDGASRLRQVWHITLPGIIPMIMILLILRIGGLMEIGFEKIILLYNPNVYDTADVISTFVYRKGISESAEFSYTTAVGLFQSVINFALLIGANRLSKVISNTKLF from the coding sequence ATGAAGGAGTTGTCGCACAAGCTTTCCTTGTTATGGCTCAATTACAAAAAGAATAAGGCCATCTACTGGATGGCTCTCCCCGTCGTTTTATATTTTCTCGTTTTCAAATACCTGCCGATGTACGGAGCCATCATTGCATTCAAAGACTACTCGGTGGGCAAAGGTATATGGGGCAGTGATTGGGTCGGATTGCAGCATTTTCGGGATTTCTTCCAGAGCTATTATTTCTGGCGGATTCTGAAGAATACGCTTTTGCTAAGCTTTTATCAGCTGTTGTTCGGTTTCCCGGCTCCCATTCTTCTTGCCCTTCTGCTGAATGAACTCAGGCATGAAATCTTCAAACGCACGGTGCAGACGATCTCATATATTCCTCACTTTATTTCCATTGTTGTCATCTGCGGCATGATTGTTGATTTCTCATCCCGGGATGGACTGTTTAACACCATTATTGGTTATTTTGGCGGTCAGAGCAGCGCGCTTCTCAGTGACCCGGCTAATTTCCGTACCATATATACCGCCTCATCGATCTGGCAGGAGCTTGGTTTCTCCAGCATCATTTATTTGGCTGCGCTTAGCGGCATTAACCCCGAGCTCTACGATGCTGCCAACGTGGACGGAGCGAGTCGGCTTCGCCAGGTGTGGCATATCACGCTGCCCGGCATCATTCCGATGATTATGATTCTCCTCATACTCCGCATTGGTGGACTGATGGAGATTGGGTTCGAGAAAATTATTCTGCTCTATAATCCGAACGTGTATGATACAGCAGATGTGATCTCGACGTTTGTCTACCGCAAAGGGATAAGTGAAAGTGCCGAGTTCAGCTATACAACCGCGGTGGGTCTCTTCCAGTCGGTCATTAACTTTGCGCTGCTAATTGGTGCCAACCGCCTGTCCAAGGTGATATCCAATACCAAGCTGTTCTAG
- a CDS encoding extracellular solute-binding protein, with protein MKRSWRKRLAIGICLIMSITATALAGCSGDNGSAGEAEGDGPTPISLWMSMNTNASITLKSMNEITAIKEWEKKTNTKIEFQHPAVGAETEQFNVMIASNQLPDAMFVNGDYAKLFNDGIIIRLNELIDEYAPNLKKILEENPEVAKQLKADNGDIYAIPHLRLGEYKTFGGTFIRQDWLDELKLEKPETIEEWETVLKAFKEKKGVAAPLLFGAPPKMTTMGPAAPTYLEAYGITNNTFMKDGKIVYGPIEPEYKEFLTMFHRWYQEGLIDPDFATNDQKTYDAKILSSQAGAFFTFIGGGVGRYLPALQETDPNANLTATQYPVLNKGDEPLFTGRSWEWSSSGVVLTNSNKHPEETVKALDYFFSEEGHMLKNFGVEGLTYTMKDGYPTYTDEILKNPDGLSVAQAMAKHFIANYPFVGEDDDRYNEQYYQLQQQKDAAVLFSKYSENTLKVGLPPTSLTTEESTEYSKIMSDIGTYRDEMFVKFVIGVEPIENFDKFVDQINKFNVKRAIEIQQAALDRYNAR; from the coding sequence ATGAAACGGTCATGGAGAAAACGACTGGCAATTGGAATCTGCCTAATAATGAGCATTACTGCTACTGCTCTTGCGGGCTGCTCAGGAGACAACGGAAGTGCAGGTGAAGCAGAAGGAGATGGACCTACACCCATTTCACTCTGGATGTCGATGAATACGAATGCGTCCATCACACTCAAGAGCATGAATGAAATTACGGCGATTAAGGAATGGGAGAAGAAAACCAATACCAAAATCGAATTCCAGCATCCCGCTGTGGGTGCCGAGACCGAACAGTTCAATGTCATGATTGCCTCGAATCAGCTGCCTGATGCGATGTTTGTCAATGGTGATTACGCCAAGCTGTTCAATGATGGTATCATCATTCGACTTAACGAACTCATTGATGAATACGCTCCCAATTTGAAAAAAATCCTGGAGGAGAATCCCGAGGTTGCCAAACAGTTAAAAGCCGACAACGGAGATATCTATGCGATACCGCATCTGCGTCTGGGGGAATACAAAACCTTCGGCGGTACGTTCATCCGTCAGGACTGGCTGGATGAGCTGAAGCTGGAGAAACCGGAAACGATTGAGGAATGGGAGACGGTACTCAAGGCCTTCAAGGAGAAAAAAGGCGTAGCAGCGCCCCTCTTGTTTGGTGCACCACCCAAAATGACCACGATGGGACCAGCCGCACCGACGTATCTGGAGGCTTACGGTATCACTAATAATACGTTCATGAAAGATGGCAAGATCGTCTATGGACCCATCGAGCCGGAATATAAGGAATTTCTAACGATGTTCCATCGCTGGTATCAGGAGGGATTGATTGATCCCGATTTTGCTACCAATGACCAGAAAACATACGACGCCAAAATTTTGAGCAGTCAAGCGGGTGCTTTTTTCACCTTCATCGGTGGAGGTGTAGGCCGCTATCTGCCCGCTCTGCAGGAAACGGATCCGAACGCCAATCTGACCGCCACCCAGTATCCGGTGTTGAATAAGGGGGATGAACCACTGTTTACCGGACGTTCCTGGGAATGGAGCAGTAGCGGTGTTGTGCTCACCAATAGCAACAAACACCCTGAAGAAACGGTCAAAGCACTCGATTATTTCTTCAGTGAAGAAGGACATATGCTCAAAAATTTCGGTGTGGAGGGCCTCACCTACACGATGAAGGACGGTTACCCGACCTATACCGATGAAATTTTGAAAAATCCGGACGGTCTGTCGGTTGCTCAAGCCATGGCCAAACACTTTATTGCGAACTATCCCTTCGTTGGGGAGGATGACGACCGATACAACGAGCAATATTATCAGCTCCAACAGCAGAAGGATGCGGCGGTTCTGTTCTCCAAATACAGCGAGAATACGCTGAAGGTAGGCCTTCCTCCGACCAGTCTGACGACAGAAGAATCCACGGAGTACAGCAAAATCATGAGTGATATTGGAACCTATCGGGACGAAATGTTCGTCAAGTTTGTCATTGGGGTTGAGCCGATTGAGAACTTTGACAAGTTTGTGGATCAGATCAACAAGTTTAACGTGAAACGGGCTATTGAAATTCAGCAAGCGGCCCTGGACCGGTATAACGCCAGATAA
- a CDS encoding macrolide family glycosyltransferase, whose translation MARVLVVMMPAEGHVNPSLGVIKELIENGDEVVYCCTEKYRTKVEVLGAQFKAYSFNEATLLNNPDMKPFELKHPYQFLYMVLKKIIQRFIPDVLNLIENETYDYLIFDSLIGWGGQILGEKLGIPTVCSTTTFVFVEPLSFGNQLKDDDEEVKKLYNGIIEMSQQLASQFNVAVPSLADLSGHPGQLKLVYTSRYFQPMGDKLDDSFVFTGPSITPRKDAPSFAKESLHALYKQAVYISMGTILNKDLEFYKLCFTAFGDLPVQFILSSGKDTDMEPIADLIPDNFIIRPYLPQLEVLQGVDAFLTHAGMNSTSEALYYNVPLVMLPLTSDQPRVAGRVHELGAGIIVDKNNLTPDVLRNALLEVLGNASYKEHAEVIGKTLRDAGGYKQAAIAIKNFMDNRSLSSTPISSLE comes from the coding sequence GTGGCACGTGTATTAGTTGTAATGATGCCTGCGGAAGGGCATGTTAATCCATCGCTTGGAGTAATCAAGGAACTGATAGAGAACGGCGATGAGGTCGTCTACTGTTGTACGGAAAAATATCGGACGAAGGTTGAAGTGTTAGGCGCACAATTTAAAGCATACTCCTTTAACGAGGCAACCCTGCTTAACAACCCAGATATGAAGCCATTTGAACTCAAGCATCCGTATCAATTTTTATATATGGTTTTGAAAAAAATTATTCAACGATTTATTCCGGATGTTCTGAATCTGATCGAAAATGAAACCTATGATTATTTAATTTTTGACTCTTTAATAGGCTGGGGAGGACAGATTTTAGGTGAAAAGCTGGGTATACCAACGGTATGCTCAACCACCACCTTTGTTTTTGTGGAGCCTCTCAGCTTCGGTAATCAACTGAAGGATGACGATGAGGAGGTCAAGAAGCTTTATAACGGCATCATCGAGATGTCCCAGCAATTAGCTTCCCAGTTCAATGTGGCTGTGCCTTCCCTGGCGGATCTTTCAGGGCATCCCGGTCAACTAAAGCTGGTCTATACAAGCCGTTATTTTCAACCCATGGGGGACAAGCTGGATGACAGTTTTGTGTTTACTGGCCCATCTATTACACCCCGCAAGGATGCACCATCCTTTGCAAAGGAATCTCTGCATGCCCTCTATAAACAGGCGGTATATATTTCGATGGGGACCATTTTAAACAAAGATCTTGAATTCTATAAGCTGTGCTTTACAGCTTTCGGTGATTTGCCTGTACAGTTTATACTGTCTTCAGGGAAGGATACTGATATGGAGCCGATTGCTGATCTCATTCCTGACAATTTCATCATCAGACCCTACCTCCCACAACTGGAAGTGCTGCAGGGTGTAGATGCTTTTCTGACACATGCGGGCATGAACAGTACAAGCGAAGCTTTGTATTACAATGTACCATTGGTCATGCTTCCGTTAACCTCAGATCAGCCGCGTGTAGCAGGCCGGGTGCATGAGCTCGGAGCAGGGATCATCGTGGATAAAAATAACCTTACACCCGACGTACTTAGAAACGCGTTATTAGAAGTGCTTGGCAATGCCTCCTACAAGGAACATGCTGAGGTTATTGGGAAAACGTTACGTGACGCTGGCGGGTACAAGCAGGCCGCTATAGCGATTAAGAATTTTATGGATAATCGGTCGTTATCGTCCACGCCCATCTCTTCGCTTGAATAA
- a CDS encoding zeta toxin family protein: MSKSKPVMTVFAGTNGAGKSTLSMQMREFLGELVDPDQIARQLKPEDPRSADLSAGREAVKRIRSLIKSGENFAIETTLSGSFVLKHMQIAKENRYEIVVYYIGLQDVQMHIDRVASRVEQGGHWIAEEDIRFRYGQSLQNLTPALAIADQVIIIDNTYEPLIVAEITQDKLIYCIDSIPAWCKPTLVRY; encoded by the coding sequence ATGAGTAAAAGCAAACCAGTCATGACCGTGTTTGCTGGGACCAATGGGGCGGGCAAGAGTACACTCAGCATGCAAATGAGAGAGTTTCTGGGTGAACTGGTTGATCCTGATCAGATTGCGAGGCAGTTAAAGCCAGAGGATCCGCGTAGTGCTGACCTTTCTGCTGGTAGGGAAGCTGTGAAAAGAATCCGATCTCTCATTAAAAGTGGTGAAAACTTTGCTATTGAAACAACATTATCTGGATCATTTGTTTTGAAACATATGCAAATTGCTAAAGAAAATCGTTATGAAATTGTTGTATATTATATCGGCCTTCAAGATGTCCAAATGCATATAGACCGTGTAGCTTCTCGTGTTGAGCAGGGGGGACATTGGATTGCTGAAGAAGATATTCGTTTTCGATATGGTCAGTCACTGCAGAACCTTACACCTGCTCTAGCCATCGCAGACCAGGTTATTATCATTGATAATACATACGAGCCTCTAATTGTTGCGGAAATCACGCAGGATAAATTGATCTATTGCATCGACTCGATACCTGCTTGGTGTAAACCTACTCTTGTTAGGTACTGA
- a CDS encoding mechanosensitive ion channel family protein, with protein MDFIKNQLDGTGMSEQTIGYLSNLIMVVFIAVVSILANFIAKKIVLKIIIQIINNNRYTWDKIIVEKKVFHNLSHLVPAIIIYYSAYVFPSYQALIEKAALTYMIIITITVLNALLNAFDTIYRSYEVSKIRPIKGYIQVAKIVLFIIGGIIVISSLIGQNPLIILSGLGALSAVLMLVFKDSILGLVAGVQLSSNDMVRVGDWIEMPKYNADGDVIDITLNTVKVMNFDKTITMIPSYALISDSFKNWRGMQVSGGRRIKRSVYIDTSSISFCTKEMIGEFQKIHYLKDYLETKLNEINEYNIEHHINTESIVNGRQLTNVGVFREYIHRYLRNHPKIHKDMTLIVRQLAPGDNGLPLEIYAFSNDITWSVYESVQADIFDHIFAVAPTFGLRAFQNPTGHDIVQLKESPQYSRGY; from the coding sequence ATGGACTTTATCAAAAATCAACTAGACGGAACTGGCATGAGTGAACAAACCATTGGATATCTTTCGAATTTGATCATGGTGGTATTTATAGCTGTGGTCTCCATACTGGCCAATTTTATAGCCAAAAAAATCGTGCTGAAGATTATTATCCAGATCATCAACAACAATCGGTACACGTGGGATAAAATCATTGTGGAGAAAAAAGTGTTCCACAACCTCTCGCATCTGGTACCGGCGATTATCATTTATTATTCTGCGTATGTCTTTCCGTCCTATCAAGCTTTGATTGAAAAAGCAGCTTTAACGTATATGATCATCATAACCATCACGGTATTAAATGCGTTACTTAATGCCTTTGATACCATATATCGTTCCTATGAAGTCTCCAAGATTAGACCGATTAAGGGATACATTCAGGTGGCCAAAATCGTTCTTTTCATCATTGGAGGCATTATCGTCATCTCGAGCCTGATTGGTCAGAATCCGTTGATTATTCTCAGTGGGCTTGGCGCCTTATCAGCCGTTTTGATGCTCGTCTTCAAGGATTCCATATTGGGACTGGTGGCAGGAGTACAATTATCATCGAATGACATGGTGCGTGTTGGTGACTGGATTGAAATGCCTAAATATAATGCCGACGGCGACGTCATCGATATTACATTAAACACGGTAAAGGTCATGAATTTCGATAAAACGATTACGATGATTCCGAGCTATGCGCTCATCTCGGACTCGTTTAAAAACTGGAGAGGCATGCAAGTATCTGGTGGCAGAAGAATTAAGCGAAGCGTCTATATCGATACAAGCAGCATAAGCTTCTGCACCAAGGAAATGATTGGGGAGTTTCAGAAGATTCACTATCTTAAGGATTATCTCGAGACCAAATTAAATGAAATTAACGAATACAATATAGAACACCACATTAATACGGAAAGCATTGTGAATGGTAGACAGCTTACGAACGTGGGTGTATTCAGGGAATATATCCATCGATATCTGAGAAATCATCCGAAAATTCATAAGGATATGACGTTGATCGTGAGACAGTTAGCGCCGGGAGATAACGGACTGCCACTGGAAATCTATGCATTCAGCAATGACATCACCTGGAGCGTGTATGAATCGGTTCAAGCGGATATTTTTGACCACATCTTCGCCGTTGCGCCGACCTTTGGCCTTCGTGCCTTCCAAAATCCAACAGGACATGATATTGTGCAACTCAAAGAAAGCCCCCAATATTCGAGAGGATATTGA
- a CDS encoding carbohydrate ABC transporter permease, with product MRMKRSIGERLFGGANAILMTGLIIVTLYPLLHVLNASLSDSSQLMAHRGLLLFPKGITMESYKLVLSNPNILSGYRNTIFIVVVGTALNLLFTILGAYTLSRKSFMLRNPIMLAIVFTMFFNGGIIPSYLLINNTLHMGNSLWALIVPGLISSYNLIIMRTSFAEISESLLESARIDGAGEMLILWRIVVPLSMPVIAVMILFYGVGHWNSWFSAILYIRDRNLFPLQLVLREILIQNSTDSMTTGATAMDKEAIGESVKYATVMVATLPILFIYPFLQKYFVKGVMIGAIKE from the coding sequence TTGCGAATGAAAAGGTCCATTGGAGAGCGTCTGTTTGGCGGTGCGAACGCGATTCTGATGACAGGGCTGATTATCGTCACCTTGTATCCGCTGCTGCATGTGCTAAATGCATCGCTTAGCGATTCAAGTCAGCTCATGGCCCATCGAGGTCTGCTGCTTTTCCCCAAAGGCATTACGATGGAGAGCTACAAGCTGGTGCTAAGCAACCCCAACATTCTGTCCGGATACCGGAATACGATATTCATTGTGGTGGTGGGCACGGCGCTGAATCTGCTGTTCACTATTCTGGGGGCGTATACGTTGTCCCGCAAAAGCTTTATGCTCCGCAATCCGATCATGCTGGCGATTGTATTTACGATGTTTTTTAACGGCGGAATCATCCCGTCCTATCTGTTGATCAATAACACGCTCCATATGGGTAACAGCCTGTGGGCTCTGATTGTACCTGGTCTGATCAGCAGCTATAATCTGATTATTATGCGGACTTCCTTTGCAGAAATCTCGGAAAGTCTGCTAGAGTCGGCCCGTATAGACGGGGCAGGTGAGATGCTTATTCTCTGGCGGATCGTTGTGCCATTGTCCATGCCCGTTATTGCGGTAATGATTCTCTTTTACGGCGTCGGTCACTGGAATTCATGGTTCAGCGCTATCCTGTACATTCGGGACCGGAACCTGTTTCCGCTTCAACTGGTGCTGCGCGAAATTCTGATTCAGAACAGTACGGACTCGATGACGACAGGAGCGACCGCAATGGACAAAGAAGCCATCGGAGAAAGTGTAAAATACGCAACCGTCATGGTAGCCACCCTGCCTATATTGTTCATCTATCCGTTTCTGCAGAAATACTTTGTTAAAGGTGTTATGATCGGAGCAATCAAAGAATAG
- a CDS encoding helix-turn-helix domain-containing protein, protein MKRKSILLSWSISYMVILLIPIVIGAAVFAESRMLLEEEVNRSNMVLLSQVQETIDNQIGDIGSISNQLMADSQLMSFINHASEQDARWRFMGIDLIKNLKSTRVGNGLISELYIYIKQPDIALSSSSLLQKKYLYDIFYQGTNVTEEAWTRLMHNSGKSMYRKMEIRSEDRRIEDTLVYIQPFPIQNGADSPATFVVNLDPNRFQQAIDNVRLEKESTVFILDHDGQTLFSTGSLETPYIKGEDLNLFDDAGKKTETIDWNGESVTISQISSKIQDWKYVSIIPTRIYAKKLTVIRDITLWGVAAGLLLGGVAAWWFTRRNYRPLGRIMNIISDKVKWKLEQPDDEYGILQSVLMQAWEEQDQFANRLKDQQSVIRSNLLSKLMKGRVQAGEDFASTLERSGIRFETNSFAVLLLHIEDVEGLFRSRVREQDQEEKHQFVHLILTNVLEEMIGSIGHVYSADIDGRIAFLINIRECEEDTSQRLIRAVEEAQRFIGSRFCVYFSVGVSHVHHRMAEIADCFRESEEALEYRLILGIGQIIDPNRIRRPKEELYYPLDLERQLINYIATGNYARSTEVMNEILMTNFAGEPLSVELARCLMFELIGTFLKATEQIKTDDQNEMTQRNELIRQLFACETFEEIEAELLQILETVCQTVHERKRSRSEELKDQLVEFIHESYADVNLGLTHLSERFRFHPTYVSKYFKEQTGVNVIDYINQYRIEQSKKILQAEELTIQDVSERVGFLNSNSFIRVFKKYEGITPGQYKQNSRLVQQEG, encoded by the coding sequence ATGAAGAGGAAAAGCATCCTGTTGTCCTGGAGCATTTCTTACATGGTCATTCTGCTCATTCCCATTGTGATCGGTGCTGCTGTTTTTGCCGAGTCTCGTATGCTGCTTGAGGAAGAAGTGAATCGTTCCAACATGGTGCTGTTATCTCAGGTGCAGGAAACCATTGATAACCAGATTGGCGATATTGGCAGCATCAGCAATCAATTAATGGCCGACTCACAACTGATGAGCTTCATTAATCACGCGTCTGAACAGGATGCCCGCTGGAGGTTCATGGGGATTGATCTGATCAAAAACCTGAAATCCACACGCGTCGGAAACGGCTTGATTAGTGAACTGTATATATATATCAAACAACCCGATATTGCGCTGTCCTCTTCTTCACTCCTTCAGAAAAAGTATCTATATGACATCTTCTATCAGGGCACGAATGTAACCGAGGAAGCGTGGACCCGGCTTATGCACAATTCCGGCAAGAGTATGTACAGAAAGATGGAGATTCGGAGCGAGGACCGACGGATTGAAGATACGCTTGTCTATATTCAGCCGTTCCCTATTCAGAATGGTGCTGACAGCCCTGCAACCTTTGTTGTTAACCTGGACCCTAATCGATTCCAGCAAGCCATTGATAATGTACGTTTGGAAAAAGAGAGCACCGTGTTTATTCTGGATCACGACGGTCAAACGTTATTTTCTACCGGATCACTTGAAACCCCTTACATAAAGGGGGAGGATCTTAACCTTTTCGATGATGCTGGTAAAAAAACGGAAACGATCGATTGGAACGGAGAATCCGTGACCATATCGCAGATTTCCTCCAAGATCCAGGACTGGAAGTATGTATCCATCATACCTACCCGTATCTATGCCAAGAAGCTGACGGTTATCCGCGATATTACGCTTTGGGGTGTTGCCGCAGGACTTCTTCTTGGCGGGGTGGCAGCCTGGTGGTTTACCAGACGGAATTACCGTCCGCTGGGACGAATCATGAACATTATCTCGGATAAGGTCAAGTGGAAACTGGAGCAGCCGGATGATGAATATGGCATCTTGCAGTCTGTCCTGATGCAAGCCTGGGAGGAGCAGGACCAATTCGCGAACAGGCTTAAGGATCAGCAAAGCGTTATACGGAGCAACCTACTTTCCAAGCTGATGAAGGGAAGGGTACAGGCGGGTGAGGATTTTGCTTCAACCTTGGAGCGTTCGGGCATCCGGTTCGAGACAAATTCGTTTGCCGTATTGCTCTTGCACATTGAGGATGTTGAAGGGCTGTTCCGTTCCAGAGTACGTGAGCAGGATCAGGAGGAAAAGCATCAATTTGTGCACCTGATTCTGACCAATGTGCTGGAAGAGATGATTGGCTCGATCGGTCATGTCTACTCTGCCGACATTGATGGAAGAATCGCGTTCCTGATCAATATTCGGGAGTGTGAGGAGGATACCAGTCAGCGGTTGATTCGTGCAGTCGAAGAAGCCCAGCGTTTCATTGGCTCTCGATTCTGTGTCTACTTCTCTGTTGGGGTTAGCCATGTTCATCACCGTATGGCGGAGATCGCGGATTGTTTCCGGGAATCGGAGGAAGCGCTGGAATACAGACTGATTCTGGGCATCGGTCAGATTATTGATCCGAACCGGATTCGTCGGCCCAAGGAGGAGCTGTATTACCCTCTCGATCTGGAGAGACAGCTCATCAATTATATCGCTACAGGCAATTATGCCCGTTCCACGGAAGTGATGAACGAAATTCTCATGACCAATTTTGCAGGAGAGCCCTTGTCTGTTGAACTGGCTCGCTGTCTGATGTTTGAGTTGATCGGCACCTTTCTGAAAGCTACGGAACAGATCAAGACGGATGACCAGAACGAGATGACGCAGCGCAACGAACTGATCCGGCAATTGTTTGCATGTGAGACCTTTGAGGAGATCGAGGCTGAGCTGTTGCAAATACTGGAGACGGTGTGCCAGACGGTGCATGAGCGCAAGCGATCTCGCAGTGAGGAATTGAAGGATCAACTGGTGGAATTTATCCATGAGAGTTATGCGGATGTCAATTTGGGCTTGACCCATTTATCCGAGCGCTTTCGTTTTCATCCAACTTATGTTTCCAAATACTTTAAGGAACAGACTGGAGTCAACGTGATCGATTACATCAACCAATATCGAATTGAGCAATCCAAGAAAATTTTACAGGCCGAGGAACTGACGATTCAGGATGTTTCCGAGCGGGTGGGTTTCCTGAACAGCAATTCGTTCATTCGTGTCTTCAAAAAATATGAGGGAATTACACCCGGCCAATATAAGCAAAACAGCAGACTTGTCCAGCAAGAGGGTTGA
- a CDS encoding aldo/keto reductase, translating into MNHTIPEYTLNDGLKVPAIGFGTYSLKGEKGVKSITSAMDTGYRLIDTAYNYENEATVGKAIKQSAVSREDLLISSKLPGRYHAFEKAIVAIQESLYRADLDYYDLYLIHWPNPKQDMYVEAWQALIEAKKRGYIRSIGVSNFLPEHNESLIKETGVAPSLNQIELHPFFDQADQREKDSQHGIVNESWSPIGRGNDAVQDIVKDEQILRIAEAHGKTTTQVILRWHTQLGSIPIPKAGSLQHQQENINIFDFELDEKEMEVISSYNRKDGRLWNQDPSEYEEF; encoded by the coding sequence ATGAATCATACCATCCCGGAATATACGTTGAATGATGGCTTGAAAGTACCTGCCATTGGCTTTGGTACCTATAGCTTAAAGGGAGAAAAAGGTGTCAAATCCATAACATCCGCGATGGATACGGGTTATCGACTGATTGACACCGCGTATAACTATGAGAATGAGGCGACTGTCGGAAAGGCCATTAAACAGAGCGCCGTTTCCAGAGAAGACCTGCTCATTTCATCTAAACTGCCAGGGCGTTACCATGCCTTTGAAAAGGCGATTGTAGCCATCCAGGAATCTCTATACAGAGCAGATTTGGACTATTATGATCTATATCTGATTCACTGGCCGAATCCCAAGCAGGATATGTATGTGGAGGCGTGGCAGGCACTCATTGAGGCGAAGAAACGCGGATATATCCGTTCAATTGGAGTTAGCAATTTCCTTCCGGAACATAATGAAAGTCTGATTAAGGAGACGGGAGTGGCGCCAAGTCTGAATCAGATTGAGCTGCATCCATTCTTTGACCAAGCGGATCAGCGGGAGAAGGATTCACAGCATGGCATTGTTAACGAATCGTGGAGTCCGATTGGGCGTGGTAATGATGCGGTACAGGATATCGTAAAAGATGAGCAGATCCTTCGCATTGCCGAAGCTCATGGCAAAACGACTACTCAGGTTATCTTGCGCTGGCATACCCAGCTTGGTTCCATTCCAATCCCTAAAGCTGGCTCTCTTCAACACCAGCAAGAGAATATCAATATTTTCGATTTCGAGCTGGATGAGAAGGAGATGGAAGTCATTTCTTCTTATAATCGTAAGGATGGACGGTTGTGGAATCAGGACCCGAGTGAGTACGAAGAGTTTTAA
- a CDS encoding polysaccharide deacetylase family protein yields MVNISLIERVSVREKAVAFTFDDGPHPVYTHQLLEIFRNVGGRATFFMIGREMEVYPEIANTVHHEGHEIANHTYTHPDLTKLTLEQAGEELQRAEILIREVTGKPVKCFRPPYFGVNDDILFLAAERGYRSIGAVNGGAKDWDNPGVDHILEHTRSTVKPGSIFLFHDGYGDRSQTVEAVRVLVEELAALGYRFVTVSELLANSSDV; encoded by the coding sequence ATGGTCAATATATCGTTAATAGAGCGGGTATCCGTCCGGGAGAAGGCTGTGGCCTTCACGTTTGATGATGGCCCGCATCCGGTATACACGCATCAATTACTTGAAATTTTCCGTAATGTGGGTGGAAGGGCGACCTTTTTCATGATTGGCAGGGAGATGGAGGTGTATCCTGAGATTGCGAATACGGTACACCACGAAGGGCATGAGATTGCCAACCATACATACACACATCCGGATCTAACCAAGCTGACGCTGGAGCAAGCCGGAGAGGAACTGCAACGAGCGGAAATCCTCATCCGGGAGGTGACGGGGAAACCTGTGAAGTGTTTCAGACCACCGTATTTTGGCGTGAATGATGACATTCTATTTCTGGCTGCAGAGCGGGGATATCGATCAATTGGTGCGGTCAATGGCGGTGCGAAAGATTGGGACAACCCCGGTGTCGATCATATTCTGGAACATACCCGGTCTACGGTGAAGCCCGGCAGCATTTTCTTGTTCCATGACGGGTATGGGGATCGCTCCCAGACCGTGGAGGCTGTTCGTGTGTTAGTCGAGGAACTGGCCGCATTGGGGTACCGTTTTGTAACGGTAAGCGAATTGTTGGCAAACTCCAGTGATGTTTGA